In Streptomyces thermolilacinus SPC6, a single genomic region encodes these proteins:
- a CDS encoding FadR/GntR family transcriptional regulator has protein sequence MARDRASDRLTPVLRPVRAGNGFEEALEQILQVVRLGLVPAGERLPAERELSERMGISRVTLREVLRVLQEQGLVESRRGRYGGTFVLRPPDRGAGAAQELRRRTAAVDLQDVLLFREVLETGAAGLCAARGLTEGEAERLRAALRATRDAPLDDYRRQDTLLHLTLAELSGSSTLTERYAAVRATVNDLLDCIPLLVRNLEHAQHQHDALVEAVLDGDAEGAREVAREHCAGTAALLRGFLA, from the coding sequence ATGGCGAGGGACCGCGCATCCGATCGGCTGACACCGGTGCTGCGGCCGGTGCGGGCGGGCAACGGGTTCGAGGAGGCGCTGGAACAGATCCTCCAGGTGGTGCGGCTCGGCCTGGTGCCCGCCGGGGAGCGGCTGCCGGCCGAGCGGGAGCTCTCGGAGCGGATGGGCATCAGCCGGGTCACACTGCGCGAGGTGCTCAGGGTGCTCCAGGAGCAGGGCCTGGTGGAGAGCCGGCGCGGCCGGTACGGCGGAACGTTCGTGCTGCGCCCGCCGGACCGGGGGGCGGGCGCGGCCCAGGAGCTGCGGCGCCGGACAGCGGCGGTGGACCTCCAGGACGTCCTGCTGTTCCGGGAGGTGCTGGAGACGGGCGCGGCCGGGCTGTGCGCGGCGCGCGGCCTGACGGAGGGGGAAGCGGAGCGGCTGCGGGCGGCGCTGCGGGCCACGCGCGACGCGCCGCTGGACGACTACCGGCGCCAGGACACGCTGCTGCACCTGACGCTGGCGGAGCTGTCCGGCTCGTCGACGCTGACCGAGCGGTACGCGGCGGTCAGGGCGACCGTGAACGACCTTCTGGACTGCATACCGCTGCTCGTACGGAACCTGGAGCACGCCCAGCACCAGCACGACGCGCTGGTGGAGGCGGTGCTGGACGGCGACGCGGAGGGCGCGCGGGAGGTGGCGCGCGAGCACTGCGCGGGGACGGCGGCGCTGCTGCGGGGGTTCCTGGCGTAG
- a CDS encoding glutamine synthetase family protein — MADRTPPLPVGDLRALVASGEIDTVVLAFPDMQGRLQGKRFAAPFFLDEVLEHGTEGCNYLLAVDADMNTVDGYAMSSWSTGYGDFALRPDPATLRRIPWHPGTALLLADLAWHDGTPVTAAPRQILRRQLDRLAAHGYTAQVGTELEFIVFKDTYEQAWDAHYRGLTPANQYNVDYSILGTGRVEPLLRRIRTEMAGAGLTVESAKGECNPGQHEIAFRYDEALTTCDHHALYKTGAKEIAAQEGVSLTFMAKYNEREGNSCHIHLSLTDADGRNVMAGDGPPGTPAALSPVMRHFLAGQLAALREFSLLYAPHINSYKRFQPGSFAPTAVAWGHDNRTCSLRVVGHGRSTRFENRLPGGDVNPYLAVAGLVAAGLHGIEQRLELPPPCTGNAYTGDHAHVPTTLREAAELWESSTLAKAAFGDDVVAHYLNMARVELAAFDAAVTDWELRRSFERM, encoded by the coding sequence GTGGCAGACCGAACACCCCCGCTCCCCGTCGGCGACCTGCGCGCCCTCGTCGCGAGCGGCGAGATCGACACCGTCGTCCTGGCCTTCCCCGACATGCAGGGCAGACTCCAGGGCAAGCGGTTCGCGGCCCCCTTCTTCCTCGACGAGGTGCTGGAGCACGGCACCGAGGGCTGCAACTACCTGCTCGCCGTGGACGCCGACATGAACACCGTCGACGGCTACGCCATGTCCTCCTGGTCCACCGGCTACGGCGACTTCGCCCTCCGCCCCGACCCCGCCACGCTCCGCCGTATCCCCTGGCACCCCGGTACGGCGCTCCTCCTCGCCGACCTCGCCTGGCACGACGGCACCCCCGTCACCGCCGCGCCCCGCCAGATCCTCCGCCGCCAGCTCGACCGGCTCGCCGCCCACGGCTACACCGCGCAGGTCGGCACGGAGCTGGAGTTCATCGTCTTCAAGGACACCTACGAGCAGGCGTGGGACGCCCACTACCGGGGCCTCACCCCCGCCAACCAGTACAACGTCGACTACTCGATCCTCGGCACCGGCCGCGTCGAACCGCTCCTGCGCCGCATCCGCACCGAGATGGCCGGGGCCGGGCTGACCGTCGAGTCCGCCAAGGGCGAGTGCAACCCCGGCCAGCACGAGATCGCCTTCCGCTACGACGAGGCCCTCACCACCTGCGACCACCACGCCCTCTACAAGACCGGCGCCAAGGAGATCGCCGCGCAGGAAGGCGTCTCCCTCACCTTCATGGCCAAGTACAACGAGCGCGAGGGCAACTCCTGCCACATCCACCTCTCGCTCACCGACGCCGACGGCCGGAACGTCATGGCCGGGGACGGCCCGCCCGGCACCCCGGCCGCCCTCTCACCCGTCATGCGCCACTTCCTCGCCGGGCAGCTCGCCGCGCTGCGCGAGTTCTCCCTGCTGTACGCGCCCCACATCAACTCCTACAAGCGGTTCCAGCCCGGCTCGTTCGCCCCCACCGCCGTCGCCTGGGGCCACGACAACCGCACCTGCTCCCTCCGCGTCGTCGGCCACGGCCGCTCCACCCGCTTCGAGAACCGCCTCCCCGGCGGCGACGTCAACCCGTACCTCGCCGTCGCCGGGCTCGTCGCCGCCGGGCTCCACGGCATCGAGCAGCGTCTCGAACTCCCCCCGCCCTGCACCGGCAACGCCTACACGGGCGACCACGCGCACGTCCCCACCACGCTGCGCGAGGCCGCCGAGCTGTGGGAGTCCAGCACCCTCGCCAAGGCCGCCTTCGGCGACGACGTCGTCGCCCACTACCTGAACATGGCCCGCGTCGAGCTAGCCGCCTTCGACGCAGCCGTCACCGACTGGGAACTGCGCCGCTCCTTCGAACGCATGTGA